The genomic DNA GGCTGCTCGGGCGCTCCACCCGCGAGCTGGCCAAGGAGCTGGGCCCGGCGTACGAGCGCGAGGTCGTGCACCGGGACGACCTCGTGGTGCTCGACAACTGAGGCGCGAGCGGTGCGGCGCGGCAGGCGCGGGCGACAACTGAGGCGCCACAAGTGGCGGGCGGCAACTGACGGTTGACCGGCAGGGCGCGGCACGTGCCGCTGTGTGCGCCGTACCCCCCGCGAGACCGGCGCGCGGCGCGCGAAAAAACCCGTGTCCCGGCAGAGACCTTGGGCAAAAGCACCACGGGCGGGCGCGTCGGCTGGTCAACTTTGTTGTATGGGGCTGCCGCGGCGCGCAGCCCGTTGCAGACTCGTATTCAGGAGGCCGCCCGTGACACAAGGGCGTCCAGGGGCGCTGCCCCGGGGAACGGCACAGCGGACGCTGACCAGCGTCCAGGGGACCGGAGGTGGGCATGCGGGCAGCGCGGAGGAGCCGGCGACCGCGGCGGACGCCGGCGGTCCCGCCGCCGACGGCGCCCACCGGCTGTGGCACGTCACGCTGAGCGTCGCAGGACCCGAGGCCCCGCTGAAGGAGATCAGACGCGGTCTGGAACGGCTGGCGCACGACCATCCCTTCCTGCTGACCAGCCGTTATGCCAACGACCACGCCGAGATCCGCTACTGGGAAGAGGCCCGCGACCTGCACGACGCGGCAGCCGTGGCGCTGCGGCTCTGGGGGGAGCACCGGGCGTCGGCGCAGTTGCCGCCGTGGGAGATCGTGGGCCTGGAGGTGATCGCCAGGGAGACGTACCACCAGCGCATCGCCGGCGGGTACGGGCCGGCGCCCGCGGTGCCGGTGGGGGTGCATCCGTTCTGAGCCGCGGCGGGGGATCGGCCGCGGCACGGTCCGCAGGGGGCCGTGCGGGGGCGTACGCCCCGGCGCGCGCGGCAGCCTCCGCGCCCTGGGGCGGCTACCGGCGCACGCGCACGAGGTGAAGCGCGGGAGCGCGCACCCGCCGGTGCCGCGTCTCGCGGAGTGATACGGCCTGTCCACGATGTCGGCACCGCCGACTACCCTGCTCGGCATGAGCAGCGAAACCCAGTCCCCGGTCCGCCAGGCCGCCCAGCGGGCGCGTACCGCGGCGGCGATGATCGCCCCGCTGCCCCGCGCGGCCAAGGACGCCGCCCTGCTGGCCGTCGCCGACGCGCTGGAGGCGCGCGCCGCGGAGGTCGTCGCGGCCAACGCCGAGGACGTCGCCCGGGCGCGGGCCGACGGCGTCTCCGACACGATCGTGGACCGGCTGACGCTGACCGAGGAGCGCGTCGCCGGCGTCGCCTCCGACGTCCGGGATGTCGCCAAGCTCCCGGACCCCGTCGGCGAGGTGGTCCGCGGCTCCACGCTGCCGAACGGCCTGGAGCTGCGCCAGGTGCGGGTGCCGCTGGGCGTCGCCGGCATCATCTACGAGGGCCGGCCCAACGTCACCGTGGACGCCGCCGCCCTGTGCCTGAAGTCGGGCAACGCGGTGCTGCTGCGCGGCTCCTCCTCCGCGTACGCCTCGAACACCGCCCTCGTCGCCGTGCTGCGCGACGCGGTGGCCTCGGCCGGGCTGCCGCCGGACGCGGTGCAGTTGGTGCCCGGGCAGGGCCGCGAGTCCGTGCACGAGCTGATGCGCGCCCGCGGCCTGGTCGACGTGCTGATCCCGCGCGGCGGCGCCGGCCTCATCCGCACCGTCGTCGAGGAGTCCACGGTCCCGGTGATCGAGACCGGCACGGGCAACTGCCACGTGTACGTGGACGAGCACGCCGACCTCGACCTCGCCGAGAAGATCCTCGTCAACTCCAAGGCGCAGCGCCCCAGCGTGTGCAACGCCGCCGAGACCGTCCTCGTCCACCAGGCCGTGGCCGACGCCTTCCTGCCCCGCGCCCTGCGGGCCCTGGAGGCCGAGGGCGTCACCGTGCACGGCGACGACGCCTGGGTGAAGGCGGGCGCCGCGGCCGGCGTGGAGGTGCAGCTCGCCGACGACGAGGACTGGGCCACGGAGTACCTGTCGTACGACATCGCCGCGGGCGTGGTGCGTTCCCTGGACGACGCGGTGGCGCACATCCGCCGCTGGTCCTCCGGGCACACCGAGGCCGTCGTCACCCGCGACACCGGCGCGGCCCGCCGCTTCACCGCACTGGTGGATTCCGCGGCGGTCATGGTGAACGCCTCCACCCGGTTCACCGACGGCGCGGAGTTCGGCTTCGGCGCGGAGATCGGCATCTCCACCCAGAAGCTGCACGCCCGCGGGCCGATGGGGCTGCCGGAGCTGACCTCGACGAAGTACGTCGTGACCGGCGACGGCCAGCTCAAGGGCCGGTAGCCGGGCGCCCCGCCGCCGAACGGCCCAGTGGGGCTCCAGGAGTCCGCGCGGCGGCATCCGGGCCGGGAGCAGGCCGTACAGGCGCCTTCTCAGGCCCGTCCCGGCCGCCGCACGGGTCCGGAGGGGTGGCCGGGCCCCTGCGTCCGTATCCCGCGCTGCCTGGCGCATCCCGACTGTCCCGGTTTACGCTGGTCGGGTGCCGGACGATGTGGGGGGCAGGCCACCGTACGCCGACGGTGACGAGCCCGACAGCCACCACCACGGAGGCGCGGACGAAGAGTTCGCCGCCGTGGTCCTCGACGAGGACTTCGTCCGTTCGGCCCACTTCCACGAGCCCAGCGCCGTGGAGCGCATGGTCGGCGCCGCGGAGGCGCGGGCCCAGGCGGAGGCCGTCCTCGACGAGGCAGCGAACGAGGACCGGATATACGACGGCTGGGACGACCCGGACGCCCCCGACCCGTACGGCCCCTACGGCGGCGCCCTGCGCCCGTACCGCGGCCACGGGCACTGGCAGCGCCCCGTCGCCCTGCTGCTCGCCCTCCTCCTCGGCGTCGGCATAGTCGCGCTGTCCTTCGCCGCCGTGTACCGTTCCGGCCCCGACGGCCGCGACGACGCCCCGCCCCCCGGCGGCTCCAGCCCTTCGGCCACGACCGGCGCGGACGCCCTCGAACCGTCGCTGACCCCGCGTTGACCCTGCGGAACCCCTGCTTGAGCCCCCCGCGCGACCTCCGTGCGGGCGTCGCCGGCGATCTGCCGCAACCGCTTCCGCCCGATTGATCCTCACCCTCCCCCTACGTCCTGCGGCCGTGGGCGGTACCCCCACCGGCGCAGCGGCAAGTTGGCGTTGACGCGCCGGTTTACGGGGGGCGCCGCGGACCTACTCTTCTGTATATGGCCGGGCACGAAGGCCCGCCCGACGGGACACCCGAGCGCGCCCCCGGAGGCGGAGACGACGAGTACCGCTCCATCGTGTTCGATGAGGCGTTCGTCAAGGCTGCCCGCCTGGAGGAGTACTCCGCCCGCGAGCGCGTCGGCGACCACGCCCCCGCCGTACGCAGCCGCCGCCCCCAGCGGCCCGGCGCCTCCCGGCAGGCCCTGGTGCTCGTGCTGCTCATCGCGCTCGCCTTCGGCACCGCCATCTACATGGGCGTACGCATGCCCTACCGGCAGCCCGGCGCCCCCGCCGCGGCGCCGCTGCGCAGCACCGTCGTCCCGCTGACGCCCGACGGCCCGGTGCCCGGCGGCGAGCCCGAAGAGCTGATCGCCGGCAGCCCCGCCGCGGACTTCGGCACCGGCGCCGACGGCATCGACCTGCCGGATCCGGTCGCGACCCGGAACTTCACCGAGGAGCAGGTCGTCCAGGCGCTCACCGCCAGCAAGGACTACCTCGTCACCTCCGCGGTCGACGCCCGCACCCTCACCGGCGGCAACGTCCGCGACGTACGCATCCAGCTCGACCCGCAGCAGCACGGCCAGTTCGACCAGAGCCTCGCCCGCCCCGCCGACGACGGCAGGCACGCCGCGACCGGCTGGATGGTCCGCTTCGACCCCGAGCACGTGCGGCTGGCCCACCGGAGCGTACGGGTCGACGGCGCGGTGACCTTCGCGGAGGTCAGCGACCAGGAGCTGGAGGTCAGCGCGGACCACGTCTTCGTCTACGCACTGCGCCCCGCGAAGGCGTCCGCCGGGACGTCCGAGGCGGACGCGTCGCTGTTCACCGTGCGCCGCCAGGTGCGGATCCGCTTCGACCACGACGACCTGCGCGACCGGCAACTGGAGCTGGCCGAGACCGCGCTGACCGCCGGGCCGCTGGCGTGCACCGCGGACGCCTCGGCGTATCTGCGGCCGCTGCTGGCCGGCGAGCGGGACCCGCGGAAGACGCCGCACGGGACCAACCCGTTCGCGACGCCGGGTCAGTTGAGCGGGTCGCTGTGCGGGGTGCTGGACACGGGGCAGGCGGCGAAGGCGTCGTAGCGCGGGGGCACGGGCCGCAGGCGCGGACCGCGCGTCCCGTAGGACGAACGCCGTACGAACGACGCCGCCGCCCCCGGGACGAGGGGGCGGCGGCTTTCGTACGGTGGGCGCTCGCTGAGCGGAGGGGGGACGGTGCTCAGTTGGGCGAGGGGTCCGCGGGGCCGGAGCCGTCCGACGGGGCGGAGCCGCCGGAGCCGCGGTTGTTGAAGCGGTCCCGCAGCTTGCCGCCTATGTCGGCGGTGCCGCCCGCGATGTCGTTGACGAGCCGCAGCAGCGGGTCCTTGCTGTTCTTCACCGTGTCCGCGTAGCTGCTGGCCGACTCGCGGAAGGACTCGCGCGCGGAGGCGTCCTTGTCCTCGTCGCGCCGCGGGTAGTGGCCGTCCATGATCCGCTGGTAGTCGCGGCTCTCCGACCACTTCTTCAGCTCGGCGGCGCGGATGGTGGTGAAGGGGTGGCTGCGCGGCAGCACGTTGAGGATCTTCAGGACGGAGTCGCGGACGTCGCCGCCCCGGTCGTACTCCTCGGCCTGCTGGAGGAACGCGTCGACGTTCATCTGGTGCAGGTGGTTGCCGCCGGCGAGCTTCATCAGCCCGCGCATCGACGCCTCCAGGTCCTGCCCGACGAGCAGCCCGGCGCGGTCCGCGGACAGCTCCGACTTGCGGAACCACTCCAGCAGCGCGGCGATGATGGCCCGTATCGCCAGGGCGCCCAGCGGGATCCAGGCGAGCGCGAGAGCGAGGTTGGTGAGGAAGAGCATGATCGTGCGGTACACCGAGTGGCCGGACAGCGCGTGGCCCACCTCGTGACCGACGACGGCCCGCATCTCCTCCTCGTCGAGCAGCTCGACGAGGCCGGTGGTGACGACGATGATCGGCTCGTCCATGCCGATGCACATCGCGTTGGGCTGGGGGTCCTGCTTGACGTACATCTGCGGGACCTTGTCGAGGTCCAGGATGTAACAGGCGTCGCGCAGCATGTCGTGCAGGTGCTGGAACTGCTGGTCGCCGACCCGCACCGAGTCGGAGAGGAACAGCAGCCGCAGCGAGCGCTCCGGCAGCATGCCGCTGATGGCCTTGAAGACCTTGTCGAAGCCGGTGAGCTTGCGCAGCGAGACGAGCGCGGAGCGGTCCGCCGGGTGCTCGTACGCCCGGGACGAGATGCCCGGGAACCTTCTGCGTTCTCGGCTCGGCACGTTCTTGTTGAGTTCAGGCATGTCTGTCCGTCCCCTCCCCGTACGTCTGACCCCCAAGGCTAGTGCGACAACGGGCCGGCGCGGCCGGGAGTTCCGTAGCAGGTTCGTCACGGCACCCGTACCGCACGGTGACCTCGGCGTCTGCGGCGGTGTCCCCGTCCGGCGCCCTCCGATGGCGGAGCCGACGTGGGAGCGGGCCGCGGACCCGCTTACGATGTCGAGGCACGCCCACCCGACGACACCGGATTGGCCACCGTGACCATGAGCGCTCTGACCGCCGCCCACGACCTCGCCGTGACCCTCGCCTCCGCATCCGAGAGCGGTGGCGGCGGCGAGCACGAGAGCAACCACGCCAGCCTGAACCCGTACTTCATCGGCGGGAGCGCGCTGTTCATCCTGCTCCTCCTGCTCTTCATCACCACCCGCTTCAACCGGGACCGCTGAGGGCGGTGAGACGCAGACTGGGCGTGATGGGCGGGACGTTCGATCCCATCCACCACGGTCACCTGGTGGCGGCGAGCGAGGTCGCCGCCCGCTTCCACCTCGACGAGGTGATCTTCGTGCCCACGGGCGAACCGTGGCAGAAGAGCGACAAGGCGGTGTCGCCGCGCGAGGACCGCTATCTGATGACCGTGATCGCCACGGCGTCGAACCCGCAGTTCTCGGTCAGCCGCATCGACATCGACCGCGAAGGGCCGACCTTCACGATCGACACCCTCCGGGAGCTGCACGGGCTCGAACCGGAGGCGGAGCTTTTCTTCATCACGGGCGCGGACGCGCTCTCCCAGATCTTCACCTGGCGGGGCGCGGAGGAACTGTTCTCGCTGGCCCACTTCATCGGGGTGACCAGGCCGGGTCACCGGTTGCACGACCCCGGGCTGCCGGAAGGCAGGGTGTCGTTGGTCGAGGTTCCCGCGCTCGCCATCTCGTCCACGGATTGCCGGGAACGGGTGGCTCGCGAGGAACCCGTCTGGTATTTGGTCCCTGACGGCGTTGTGCGCTACATCAACAAGCGAAGGCTTTACCGCGACGGCGATTGACGCGCAGGATCTACGAAGCGGCGGGGGCCGCACGGGGAGCGAAGGGTAAGTACGGGGGGACCATGGGCGGGGATTGCCCATTATGGAAGGGGCACCAGTGAACGACGGATAC from Streptomyces sp. CMB-StM0423 includes the following:
- a CDS encoding glutamate-5-semialdehyde dehydrogenase; protein product: MSSETQSPVRQAAQRARTAAAMIAPLPRAAKDAALLAVADALEARAAEVVAANAEDVARARADGVSDTIVDRLTLTEERVAGVASDVRDVAKLPDPVGEVVRGSTLPNGLELRQVRVPLGVAGIIYEGRPNVTVDAAALCLKSGNAVLLRGSSSAYASNTALVAVLRDAVASAGLPPDAVQLVPGQGRESVHELMRARGLVDVLIPRGGAGLIRTVVEESTVPVIETGTGNCHVYVDEHADLDLAEKILVNSKAQRPSVCNAAETVLVHQAVADAFLPRALRALEAEGVTVHGDDAWVKAGAAAGVEVQLADDEDWATEYLSYDIAAGVVRSLDDAVAHIRRWSSGHTEAVVTRDTGAARRFTALVDSAAVMVNASTRFTDGAEFGFGAEIGISTQKLHARGPMGLPELTSTKYVVTGDGQLKGR
- a CDS encoding SCO2584 family spore wall biosynthesis protein; amino-acid sequence: MPDDVGGRPPYADGDEPDSHHHGGADEEFAAVVLDEDFVRSAHFHEPSAVERMVGAAEARAQAEAVLDEAANEDRIYDGWDDPDAPDPYGPYGGALRPYRGHGHWQRPVALLLALLLGVGIVALSFAAVYRSGPDGRDDAPPPGGSSPSATTGADALEPSLTPR
- a CDS encoding SCO2583 family membrane protein: MAGHEGPPDGTPERAPGGGDDEYRSIVFDEAFVKAARLEEYSARERVGDHAPAVRSRRPQRPGASRQALVLVLLIALAFGTAIYMGVRMPYRQPGAPAAAPLRSTVVPLTPDGPVPGGEPEELIAGSPAADFGTGADGIDLPDPVATRNFTEEQVVQALTASKDYLVTSAVDARTLTGGNVRDVRIQLDPQQHGQFDQSLARPADDGRHAATGWMVRFDPEHVRLAHRSVRVDGAVTFAEVSDQELEVSADHVFVYALRPAKASAGTSEADASLFTVRRQVRIRFDHDDLRDRQLELAETALTAGPLACTADASAYLRPLLAGERDPRKTPHGTNPFATPGQLSGSLCGVLDTGQAAKAS
- a CDS encoding M48 family metallopeptidase; the protein is MPELNKNVPSRERRRFPGISSRAYEHPADRSALVSLRKLTGFDKVFKAISGMLPERSLRLLFLSDSVRVGDQQFQHLHDMLRDACYILDLDKVPQMYVKQDPQPNAMCIGMDEPIIVVTTGLVELLDEEEMRAVVGHEVGHALSGHSVYRTIMLFLTNLALALAWIPLGALAIRAIIAALLEWFRKSELSADRAGLLVGQDLEASMRGLMKLAGGNHLHQMNVDAFLQQAEEYDRGGDVRDSVLKILNVLPRSHPFTTIRAAELKKWSESRDYQRIMDGHYPRRDEDKDASARESFRESASSYADTVKNSKDPLLRLVNDIAGGTADIGGKLRDRFNNRGSGGSAPSDGSGPADPSPN
- the nadD gene encoding nicotinate-nucleotide adenylyltransferase is translated as MRRRLGVMGGTFDPIHHGHLVAASEVAARFHLDEVIFVPTGEPWQKSDKAVSPREDRYLMTVIATASNPQFSVSRIDIDREGPTFTIDTLRELHGLEPEAELFFITGADALSQIFTWRGAEELFSLAHFIGVTRPGHRLHDPGLPEGRVSLVEVPALAISSTDCRERVAREEPVWYLVPDGVVRYINKRRLYRDGD